The Henckelia pumila isolate YLH828 unplaced genomic scaffold, ASM3356847v2 CTG_461:::fragment_3, whole genome shotgun sequence genome window below encodes:
- the LOC140872272 gene encoding uncharacterized protein: MAKTWIEICLISARGLRRTSSLWKLQWFAVGWIDPDNKYCTNIDVSGTGNPVWKTKFSAAIDHSKDESGFQDLVLHVEVRSREPVFLRETLQGTATVAMKEFLEKYNGGESDEISKPVEEIGSFQLRKRNSNKCRGFVDVSIRVSEEREEHAAASSTSGGYQDLALMGSSGGINLSSISTPSFGGQNHPATGGAAYRPPPTQPPNVGYTSPFLPRTEINSQHSYAATLTSSVSPQGERRGAGPGFGTVLGAGALAAGAVIFGDDFLSGFSNPGDSRSAILN, from the exons ATGGCGAAAACATGGATCGAAATCTGCCTGATTTCTGCTCGGGGATTGCGGCGCACCTCCTCTTTGTGGAAGTTGCAGTGGTTCGCCGTCGGATGGATTGATCCAGACAACAAATATTGCACCAACATTGATGTTTCAG GCACTGGTAATCCCGTGTGGAAAACCAAATTCTCGGCAGCGATCGATCATTCGAAAGATGAATCGGGTTTCCAGGATTTGGTTCTTCATGTGGAAGTACGCAGCCGGGAGCCAGTCTTTCTTAGAGAAACGCTCCAGGGAACTGCCACTGTTGCGATGAAAGAGTTTCTGGAGAAGTACAATGGCGGTGAATCTGATGAGATTTCCAAGCCCGTTGAGGAAATTGGGAGCTTCCAGCTGAGGAAAAGGAATTCCAATAAATGTCGAGGTTTTGTTGATGTTTCCATCAGAGTTTCTGAAGAAAGGGAAGAGCATGCTGCTGCTTCATCAACTTCAG GTGGCTATCAAGATTTAGCTCTCATGGGTTCAAGTGGTGGAATTAACCTTAGTAGTATTAGTACCCCATCCTTTGGTGGACAAAACCACCCTGCCACTGGCGGAGCCGCCTATCGTCCGCCTCCGACACAGCCGCCAAATGTCGGATATACGTCTCCGTTTCTTCCAAGAACTGAGATTAATTCACAGCATAGTTACGCAGCTACATTGACTTCATCAGTTTCACCTCAAGGGGAAAGAAGGGGTGCCGGACCTGGATTTGGGACCGTACTAGGGGCCGGAGCATTGGCAGCCGGTGCTGTGATCTTCGGGGACGATTTCTTGTCGGGGTTCAGTAATCCCGGCGATTCAAGAAGTGCTATACTTAATTGA
- the LOC140871617 gene encoding uncharacterized protein — protein MEALLCRKIGDPTVAPHGAEDSALTISTAYPIPQLNSPTAVRVRVKATSLNFANYLQILGKYQEKPPLPFIPGSDYSGTVDSVGPSVTKFKIGDPICSFAGLGSFAQFIVADESELFLVPKGCDLVAAGALSVAYGTSHVALVHRAQLQAGQVLLVLGAAGGVGVSAVQIGKVCGATVIAIARGEEKVQFLKSLGVDHAVDLSKENVTESVKGFLKARKLKGVDVLYDPVGGKLTKETMKLLNWGANILVIGFASGEVPVIPTNIALIKNWTVHGLYWGSYKMHRPHVLEDSLKELLSWLARGLITIKISHTFRLREANLAFAALKDRKAIGKVLIEFSDEEHTRAKL, from the exons ATGGAAGCTTTACTGTGCAGAAAAATCGGCGACCCAACCGTGGCGCCGCATGGCGCGGAGGATTCGGCTCTCACTATTTCTACGGCGTACCCGATTCCACAGCTCAACTCGCCGACGGCGGTTCGAGTCCGAGTGAAAGCAACAAGCTTAAACTTCGCGAATTACCTTCAAATCCTAGGCAAATATCAAGAGAAGCCACCGTTGCCCTTCATTCCGGGCTCGGATTACTCGGGAACCGTCGATTCTGTGGGGCCCAGTGTCACTAAGTTCAAAATCGGTGACCCCATTTGCTCTTTCGCTGGCCTCGGTTCTTTCGCCCAATTCATCGTTGCCGATGAATCCGAATT ATTTCTAGTGCCGAAAGGATGTGACTTGGTTGCTGCCGGAGCTCTATCGGTCGCATATGGAACATCTCACGTGGCACTTGTTCATAGAGCTCAACTGCAGGCTGGTCAG GTCTTGCTGGTTCTTGGTGCGGCAGGGGGAGTTGGAGTTTCCGCGGTGCAAATTGGCAAGGTCTGTGGTGCCACTGTTATCGCCATTGCTAG GGGGGAAGAAAAGGTGCAATTTCTGAAGTCATTAGGTGTGGATCATGCTGTTGATTTGAGCAAAGAAAATGTCACTGAGAGTGTCAAGGGATTTCTGAAGGCAAGAAAGCTGAAAGGGGTCGATGTTTTGTATGATCCAGTTGGAGGAAAACTTACAAAAGAAACCATGAAGTTGTTGAACTGGGGAGCAAATATCTTGGTTATTGGTTTTGCAAGTGGGGAAGTTCCCGTGATTCCCACAAATATTGCACTTATTAAG AATTGGACTGTTCATGGGCTCTACTGGGGAAGCTATAAAATGCATCGACCGCATGTTCTCGAGGATTCATTGAAGGAGCTGCTGTCTTGGTTGGCTAGGGGACTCATTACAATCAAGATTTCTCATACTTTCAGGCTGAGGGAG GCAAATCTTGCTTTTGCGGCCCTGAAGGATAGAAAAGCAATTGGGAAGGTGTTGATTGAGTTCAGTGATGAGGAACATACAAGGGCTAAGCTCTAA
- the LOC140871371 gene encoding small ribosomal subunit protein eS27y has protein sequence MVLSNDIDLLNPPAELEKKKHKLKRLVQSPNSFFMDVKCQGCFNITTVFSHSQTVVVCGNCQTVLCQPTGGRARLTEGCSFRRKGD, from the exons atg GTTCTCTCAAACGATATCGATTTGCTGAATCCGCCGGCGGAGCTTgagaagaagaagcacaagttGAAACGTCTCGTCCAATCGCCAAATTCGTTCTTCATG GATGTGAAATGTCAAGGTTGCTTTAATAT AACGACTGTGTTTAGCCATTCACAAACGGTTGTGGTGTGCGGTAACTGCCAGACGGTGTTGTGCCAACCAACCGGAGGGCGAGCTAGGCTCACCGAGGGCTGTTCCTTCCGTAGAAAGGGTGATTGA